A stretch of Gossypium hirsutum isolate 1008001.06 chromosome A06, Gossypium_hirsutum_v2.1, whole genome shotgun sequence DNA encodes these proteins:
- the LOC107962134 gene encoding cation/H(+) antiporter 15 isoform X1, with protein MEGGLTHDAIKIGKNLTILCINNSFKKIPAKSIWLSGNPLVSPTTLLMFQLSSISTVSLLINVCFKPLGQSSLVSQIFGGMIFGPSILGHSQDVADTVFPIHSRAIMDVFSGFGIMFFFFEVGVKIDPYLMVCPGRMAAVIGASALIITTGLSIGLAVFLKTSVTMSTSLQNSLILVASSQSLTAFPVISTLLDELKIINTDVGRIALSSSMFSFLIGFSTTSILFSIKQANSHHIYSFLPPFLSVVAFVATNFLILRPKLKKMFTQAVGPKSIDEKTIASIFILVMVSAFISEVIGQHYIFGPLLLGLAVPDGPPLGAAISSKLASLGLAFFYPAYCAVTGLQTNVFDVDLETYYIIGIIIIFTFVVKLIAVILPALCFNLPIKEAVVLALILNARGIVELTFVNLWKDGKQIGNQSFTLVTVSVLVVTAIITPLVRMLYDPTKQCVSEKRSTIHHSNSNLEFRILVCIHNPENIPTIMNILEVTHASEMNPVAVTAMVLIELVGRSTPVLVRTDKHRGETPLLADQVLNSLIQYEARNEGCTTVQSYTSMSQFQTMHDDICRIAIDKRANVLILPFHKKWAISGKIESTSSPIQNLNINVLNKAPCSVGILIDRGILTGFTSVRTSQLKFHVAVLFLSGSDDLEALAYSFRMGKHERVHLTIIRLLVSGDENAKDFKFDNNVIHEYRQANKENDRITYEERVLTDGLCLSSYMSSNLEHYNLILVGKTHQDSPLLHGLGEWNECPELGVMGDMLASPYLKTKASVLVIQQHKLRGKLLGKNMRFLRSKSSSIYPELPTKIICQGAKTDSFYISVDGSRHSY; from the exons ATGGAAGGGGGATTAACTCATGATGCAATCAAGATTGGTAAAAACCTGACCATTCTTTGCATAAACAACTCATTTAAGAAAATCCCAGCAAAGAGTATATGGCTCAGTGGTAACCCTCTCGTCAGCCCCACCACTCTTCTCATGTTTCAGCTCTCTAGCATTTCAACGGTCTCACTTCTCATCAATGTTTGTTTCAAGCCTTTAGGACAATCATCCTTAGTCTCGCAGattttt GGTGGAATGATATTTGGCCCATCAATTCTTGGCCACAGCCAAGACGTAGCCGACACCGTTTTCCCGATCCATAGCCGAGCTATAATGGATGTGTTCTCAGGATTCGGCATTATGTTCTTCTTCTTCGAAGTTGGAGTAAAGATTGACCCGTACCTGATGGTGTGTCCGGGACGAATGGCTGCAGTTATAGGCGCTTCGGCTCTCATCATTACGACGGGTCTTTCAATTGGACTTGCTGTTTTCTTAAAGACGTCCGTCACCATGAGTACCTCCCTCCAGAACTCGTTGATACTTGTAGCATCATCTCAATCTTTAACAGCTTTCCCTGTAATTTCTACACTGCTAGACGAGCTCAAGATTATAAACACTGATGTCGGTCGAATTGCTCTCTCTTCCTccatgttttcctttttaatcgGTTTTTCGACGACTTCGATTCTTTTCTCCATCAAACAAGCCAATTCCCATCATATTTACAGTTTTCTACCACCCTTTCTTTCCGTAGTTGCATTTGTAGCCACCAACTTTTTAATTCTTCGTCCCAAGTTAAAGAAGATGTTTACTCAAGCAGTGGGTCCAAAATCTATTGATGAGAAGACCATAGCATCTATATTCATCCTAGTCATGGTGTCGGCATTCATTAGCGAGGTAATCGGGCAGCATTACATCTTCGGACCATTACTTTTAGGCCTGGCTGTGCCTGATGGACCGCCTTTAGGCGCAGCTATATCGTCCAAGCTAGCTTCTCTCGGGTTAGCCTTTTTCTATCCAGCCTACTGCGCTGTCACCGGCCTGCAAACAAATGTCTTCGACGTCGATTTAGAAACTTACTACATTATCGGGATCATCATCATCTTTACTTTCGTTGTCAAGCTTATAGCAGTGATATTACCAGCTCTCTGCTTCAATTTGCCCATCAAAGAAGCAGTTGTGCTTGCACTGATTCTAAACGCAAGAGGCATTGTTGAACTTACTTTCGTCAATCTTTGGAAGGACGGAAAG CAAATCGGAAATCAATCATTTACACTGGTAACGGTCTCGGTATTGGTAGTGACCGCGATTATAACTCCGTTGGTACGAATGTTGTATGATCCGACGAAGCAATGTGTTTCAGAAAAGAGGAGTACCATCCATCATTCCAACAGTAATTTAGAGTTTCGTATCCTGGTTTGCATCCATAACCCTGAAAATATCCCAACAATAATGAACATCCTTGAAGTAACCCATGCCAGTGAAATGAACCCCGTTGCGGTCACAGCTATGGTCCTAATTGAACTTGTGGGAAGATCAACCCCGGTCCTCGTACGGACTGACAAGCATCGCGGAGAAACGCCATTGTTGGCAGACCAAGTACTCAATTCCCTGATCCAGTACGAGGCACGCAATGAAGGCTGCACCACTGTTCAATCATACACATCAATGTCACAATTTCAGACAATGCACGATGATATCTGTCGTATAGCAATCGACAAGCGTGCCAACGTATTGATCCTGCCTTTCCACAAGAAATGGGCTATAAGTGGGAAGATCGAGTCCACCAGTAGTCCCATACAAAACTTGAACATCAATGTCCTAAACAAGGCACCATGTTCGGTTGGAATCCTTATAGACAGGGGAATCCTAACTGGTTTCACGTCGGTCCGGACATCCCAGTTGAAATTCCACGTCGCCGTCCTCTTCCTAAGCGGGTCCGATGACTTGGAAGCGCTAGCTTACAGCTTCCGAATGGGGAAACATGAACGCGTTCATCTAACCATCATCCGTTTACTCGTTTCCGGAGACGAAAACGCGAAAGACTTTAAGTTCGACAACAATGTGATCCATGAATATCGACAAGCTAACAAGGAAAATGATCGTATTACGTATGAAGAAAGGGTATTAACAGATGGGTTATGCTTATCTTCGTATATGAGTTCAAACCTAGAAcattataatttgattttagtAGGGAAAACCCACCAAGATTCACCACTGCTCCATGGACTTGGAGAGTGGAACGAGTGCCCGGAGCTTGGGGTGATGGGCGACATGCTTGCTTCGCCATATTTGAAGACCAAAGCGTCGGTGTTAGTGATTCAGCAACATAAGTTACGAGGGAAGCTGCTGGGCAAAAACATGAGATTTCTAAGGAGTAAAAGTAGTTCAATTTATCCAGAATTGCCAACCAAAATTATTTGTCAGGGAGCCAAGACTGATTCCTTTTATATTTCAGTCGATGGATCTCGTCATTCTTATTAG
- the LOC107962134 gene encoding cation/H(+) antiporter 15 isoform X2 → MIFGPSILGHSQDVADTVFPIHSRAIMDVFSGFGIMFFFFEVGVKIDPYLMVCPGRMAAVIGASALIITTGLSIGLAVFLKTSVTMSTSLQNSLILVASSQSLTAFPVISTLLDELKIINTDVGRIALSSSMFSFLIGFSTTSILFSIKQANSHHIYSFLPPFLSVVAFVATNFLILRPKLKKMFTQAVGPKSIDEKTIASIFILVMVSAFISEVIGQHYIFGPLLLGLAVPDGPPLGAAISSKLASLGLAFFYPAYCAVTGLQTNVFDVDLETYYIIGIIIIFTFVVKLIAVILPALCFNLPIKEAVVLALILNARGIVELTFVNLWKDGKQIGNQSFTLVTVSVLVVTAIITPLVRMLYDPTKQCVSEKRSTIHHSNSNLEFRILVCIHNPENIPTIMNILEVTHASEMNPVAVTAMVLIELVGRSTPVLVRTDKHRGETPLLADQVLNSLIQYEARNEGCTTVQSYTSMSQFQTMHDDICRIAIDKRANVLILPFHKKWAISGKIESTSSPIQNLNINVLNKAPCSVGILIDRGILTGFTSVRTSQLKFHVAVLFLSGSDDLEALAYSFRMGKHERVHLTIIRLLVSGDENAKDFKFDNNVIHEYRQANKENDRITYEERVLTDGLCLSSYMSSNLEHYNLILVGKTHQDSPLLHGLGEWNECPELGVMGDMLASPYLKTKASVLVIQQHKLRGKLLGKNMRFLRSKSSSIYPELPTKIICQGAKTDSFYISVDGSRHSY, encoded by the exons ATGATATTTGGCCCATCAATTCTTGGCCACAGCCAAGACGTAGCCGACACCGTTTTCCCGATCCATAGCCGAGCTATAATGGATGTGTTCTCAGGATTCGGCATTATGTTCTTCTTCTTCGAAGTTGGAGTAAAGATTGACCCGTACCTGATGGTGTGTCCGGGACGAATGGCTGCAGTTATAGGCGCTTCGGCTCTCATCATTACGACGGGTCTTTCAATTGGACTTGCTGTTTTCTTAAAGACGTCCGTCACCATGAGTACCTCCCTCCAGAACTCGTTGATACTTGTAGCATCATCTCAATCTTTAACAGCTTTCCCTGTAATTTCTACACTGCTAGACGAGCTCAAGATTATAAACACTGATGTCGGTCGAATTGCTCTCTCTTCCTccatgttttcctttttaatcgGTTTTTCGACGACTTCGATTCTTTTCTCCATCAAACAAGCCAATTCCCATCATATTTACAGTTTTCTACCACCCTTTCTTTCCGTAGTTGCATTTGTAGCCACCAACTTTTTAATTCTTCGTCCCAAGTTAAAGAAGATGTTTACTCAAGCAGTGGGTCCAAAATCTATTGATGAGAAGACCATAGCATCTATATTCATCCTAGTCATGGTGTCGGCATTCATTAGCGAGGTAATCGGGCAGCATTACATCTTCGGACCATTACTTTTAGGCCTGGCTGTGCCTGATGGACCGCCTTTAGGCGCAGCTATATCGTCCAAGCTAGCTTCTCTCGGGTTAGCCTTTTTCTATCCAGCCTACTGCGCTGTCACCGGCCTGCAAACAAATGTCTTCGACGTCGATTTAGAAACTTACTACATTATCGGGATCATCATCATCTTTACTTTCGTTGTCAAGCTTATAGCAGTGATATTACCAGCTCTCTGCTTCAATTTGCCCATCAAAGAAGCAGTTGTGCTTGCACTGATTCTAAACGCAAGAGGCATTGTTGAACTTACTTTCGTCAATCTTTGGAAGGACGGAAAG CAAATCGGAAATCAATCATTTACACTGGTAACGGTCTCGGTATTGGTAGTGACCGCGATTATAACTCCGTTGGTACGAATGTTGTATGATCCGACGAAGCAATGTGTTTCAGAAAAGAGGAGTACCATCCATCATTCCAACAGTAATTTAGAGTTTCGTATCCTGGTTTGCATCCATAACCCTGAAAATATCCCAACAATAATGAACATCCTTGAAGTAACCCATGCCAGTGAAATGAACCCCGTTGCGGTCACAGCTATGGTCCTAATTGAACTTGTGGGAAGATCAACCCCGGTCCTCGTACGGACTGACAAGCATCGCGGAGAAACGCCATTGTTGGCAGACCAAGTACTCAATTCCCTGATCCAGTACGAGGCACGCAATGAAGGCTGCACCACTGTTCAATCATACACATCAATGTCACAATTTCAGACAATGCACGATGATATCTGTCGTATAGCAATCGACAAGCGTGCCAACGTATTGATCCTGCCTTTCCACAAGAAATGGGCTATAAGTGGGAAGATCGAGTCCACCAGTAGTCCCATACAAAACTTGAACATCAATGTCCTAAACAAGGCACCATGTTCGGTTGGAATCCTTATAGACAGGGGAATCCTAACTGGTTTCACGTCGGTCCGGACATCCCAGTTGAAATTCCACGTCGCCGTCCTCTTCCTAAGCGGGTCCGATGACTTGGAAGCGCTAGCTTACAGCTTCCGAATGGGGAAACATGAACGCGTTCATCTAACCATCATCCGTTTACTCGTTTCCGGAGACGAAAACGCGAAAGACTTTAAGTTCGACAACAATGTGATCCATGAATATCGACAAGCTAACAAGGAAAATGATCGTATTACGTATGAAGAAAGGGTATTAACAGATGGGTTATGCTTATCTTCGTATATGAGTTCAAACCTAGAAcattataatttgattttagtAGGGAAAACCCACCAAGATTCACCACTGCTCCATGGACTTGGAGAGTGGAACGAGTGCCCGGAGCTTGGGGTGATGGGCGACATGCTTGCTTCGCCATATTTGAAGACCAAAGCGTCGGTGTTAGTGATTCAGCAACATAAGTTACGAGGGAAGCTGCTGGGCAAAAACATGAGATTTCTAAGGAGTAAAAGTAGTTCAATTTATCCAGAATTGCCAACCAAAATTATTTGTCAGGGAGCCAAGACTGATTCCTTTTATATTTCAGTCGATGGATCTCGTCATTCTTATTAG
- the LOC107962133 gene encoding biotin carboxyl carrier protein of acetyl-CoA carboxylase isoform X2, producing the protein MESSAVLGSFHHSVCAVSQAPCSLERPGTVCMYSGGWPASRKSCLAGLIFGEKNCFPKQQIVTLISCMKTPEATVTVPSDSSKKGSLEKKTSPTATFPNGFEALVLEVCDETEVAELKMKIGDFEMHLKRNVGATKGPLSNISPTTAPPIPTVPMNESVAAALPPSPPKPAAEKVTPFKNINVGKSSKLAALEASESNNYVLVPSPIVGTFRRGRTVKGKKQPPICKEGDLIKEGQVIGFLDQFGTELPVKSDVAGEVLRLLFDDGDGVGYGDALIAVLPSFHPIN; encoded by the exons ATGGAGTCCTCCGCTGTTCTCGGATCATTTCACC ATTCTGTATGCGCTGTTTCACAAGCACCTTGCTCACTCGAAAGGCCTGGTACTGTTTGTATGTATTCTGGCGGCTGGCCCGCTTCAAGAAAATCATGTCTCGCAGGCTTGATATTTGGCGAGAAGAActgttttccaaaacaacaaattGTAACTCTAATATCATGCATGAAGACACCTGAAGCTACTGTAACAG TTCCTTCTGATAGCTCCAAAAAAGGCTCATTGGAGAAGAAAACTTCACCGACTGCAACTTTTCCAAATGGATTTGAG GCATTGGTACTGGAGGTATGCGATGAGACTGAGGTTGCTGAGCTGAAAATGAAG ATTGGAGACTTTGAAATGCATTTGAAGCGCAATGTTGGTGCCACAAAAGGTCCATTGTCTAACATTTCGCCTACAACAGCTCCACCAATCCCAACTGTACCAATGAATGAATCAGTTGCTGCTGCTCTACCTCCTTCACCACCGAAACCCGCTGCAGAGAAGGTTACCCCATTCAAAAATATCAATGTCGGGAAGTCATCCAAGTTAGCTGCCTTGGAAGCTTCTGAATCTAATAACTATGTTCTCGTACCATCTCCCATT GTTGGCACATTCAGAAGGGGAAGAACAGTTAAAGGAAAGAAGCAACCTCCCATCTGCAAAGAg gGTGATTTGATCAAAGAAGGACAAGTAATAGGATTCTTGGATCAATTTGGTACCGAACTTCCTGTTAAG TCGGATGTTGCTGGAGAAGTCTTAAGGCTCCTCTTCGATGATGGAG ATGGCGTTGGTTATGGAGACGCTCTTATTGCAGTCTTGCCATCATTCCATCCCATCAATTGA
- the LOC107962133 gene encoding biotin carboxyl carrier protein of acetyl-CoA carboxylase isoform X1 gives MESSAVLGSFHHSVCAVSQAPCSLERPGTVCMYSGGWPASRKSCLAGLIFGEKNCFPKQQIVTLISCMKTPEATVTGKSNIPSDSSKKGSLEKKTSPTATFPNGFEALVLEVCDETEVAELKMKIGDFEMHLKRNVGATKGPLSNISPTTAPPIPTVPMNESVAAALPPSPPKPAAEKVTPFKNINVGKSSKLAALEASESNNYVLVPSPIVGTFRRGRTVKGKKQPPICKEGDLIKEGQVIGFLDQFGTELPVKSDVAGEVLRLLFDDGDGVGYGDALIAVLPSFHPIN, from the exons ATGGAGTCCTCCGCTGTTCTCGGATCATTTCACC ATTCTGTATGCGCTGTTTCACAAGCACCTTGCTCACTCGAAAGGCCTGGTACTGTTTGTATGTATTCTGGCGGCTGGCCCGCTTCAAGAAAATCATGTCTCGCAGGCTTGATATTTGGCGAGAAGAActgttttccaaaacaacaaattGTAACTCTAATATCATGCATGAAGACACCTGAAGCTACTGTAACAGGCAAGTCTAATA TTCCTTCTGATAGCTCCAAAAAAGGCTCATTGGAGAAGAAAACTTCACCGACTGCAACTTTTCCAAATGGATTTGAG GCATTGGTACTGGAGGTATGCGATGAGACTGAGGTTGCTGAGCTGAAAATGAAG ATTGGAGACTTTGAAATGCATTTGAAGCGCAATGTTGGTGCCACAAAAGGTCCATTGTCTAACATTTCGCCTACAACAGCTCCACCAATCCCAACTGTACCAATGAATGAATCAGTTGCTGCTGCTCTACCTCCTTCACCACCGAAACCCGCTGCAGAGAAGGTTACCCCATTCAAAAATATCAATGTCGGGAAGTCATCCAAGTTAGCTGCCTTGGAAGCTTCTGAATCTAATAACTATGTTCTCGTACCATCTCCCATT GTTGGCACATTCAGAAGGGGAAGAACAGTTAAAGGAAAGAAGCAACCTCCCATCTGCAAAGAg gGTGATTTGATCAAAGAAGGACAAGTAATAGGATTCTTGGATCAATTTGGTACCGAACTTCCTGTTAAG TCGGATGTTGCTGGAGAAGTCTTAAGGCTCCTCTTCGATGATGGAG ATGGCGTTGGTTATGGAGACGCTCTTATTGCAGTCTTGCCATCATTCCATCCCATCAATTGA
- the LOC107962132 gene encoding uncharacterized protein gives MASCCNPDIFTWIQNLPPITQWRAGSMSIFICSSPTSSHPSLNFSVTKNLENSSLSISIFADFNLPVPLWASKPLTINSKSSKLFDEATISCLTINVIKDVLNYGSNKKNPLIRFPKLESISGFKDIFNLAFLTLALLICIYEAPADLRSACLNSLKNQLTSCQSRVASKSLMKLLGSNLEEQWMRSLNLAITNWIAEIQATQRGLVMKTPSPLFSYAIATFGFWKVQLYCPVMAMDLVNSSNPCADERLLFSLNYHQLEGVIQFNYKVIVQEKWVDVMVNIDNIRCDIKRLVNETLLNERGVGADDKHFPSRISLQLTPTIQCNVLSVSVSKSTDNPTREIGLERSIETSFDPPNTFLGLKVSAGETTTVSMKPWKFEQSVDGYSGTLHWFLHDSIDGREVVSSRPSKLSLINPKAWFKDRYSSVYRPFTRQGGVIFAGDDYGERIWWKVDKSAMGKTMEWEIRGWIWVTYWPNKHRTFYTETKRLEFREILHFNIC, from the exons ATGGCTTCCTGCTGCAATCCTGATATTTTTACCTGGATTCAAAACCTTCCTCCAATTACTCAATGGAGAGCAGGTTCCATGTCTATTTTTATATGTTCTTCACCAACTTCATCCCATCCATCACTCAACTTCTCCGTTACCAAAAACCTGGAAAACTCGTCTCTTTCAATCTCCATATTTGCTGATTTCAATCTCCCCGTTCCTCTTTGGGCTTCAAAACCCTTAACCATCAACTCAAAATCCTCGAAATTATTTGATGAAGCAACCATTTCTTGCCTCACAATCAACGTCATCAAAGATGTTCTTAACTACGGTTCAAACAAGAAGAATCCCTTGATTCGATTCCCGAAACTCGAATCTATTTCGGGTTTCAAAGACATCTTCAACCTCGCATTTCTAACACTTGCGCTTCTTATTTGCATATACGAAGCTCCAGCTGATCTCCGGTCAGCTTGTCTCAACAGTTTGAAGAATCAGCTAACTAGTTGTCAATCGAGGGTGGCGTCCAAATCGCTAATGAAACTCTTGGGATCGAACTTAGAGGAGCAATGGATGCGGTCCTTGAACCTCGCGATCACTAATTGGATCGCTGAGATTCAAGCGACTCAACGAGGGCTGGTGATGAAGACGCCATCGCCGTTGTTTTCGTATGCGATTGCGACGTTTGGATTCTGGAAAGTTCAACTGTATTGTCCTGTAATGGCCatggatttggtgaattcaaGCAATCCTTGTGCTGATGAGAGGCTGCTTTTCTCTCTTAATTACCACCAGCTTGAAGGGGTTATCCAATTTAATTATAAGGTCATTGTGCAAGAGAAGTGGGTCGATGTGATGGTGAACATAGATAACATAAG ATGTGATATAAAGCGGCTTGTAAATGAGACTCTACTGAACGAACGAGGAGTAGGGGCGGACGACAAGCATTTCCCGTCGCGAATATCGTTGCAGTTAACCCCAACAATCCAGTGCAACGTATTAAGTGTCTCGGTAAGCAAATCGACTGACAATCCGACAAGAGAAATAGGGTTAGAAAGAAGCATAGAGACCTCATTTGATCCTCCAAACACTTTCTTGGGACTCAAAGTATCCGCGGGCGAGACGACAACGGTGAGCATGAAACCATGGAAGTTTGAGCAATCCGTCGATGGCTACAGCGGGACATTGCATTGGTTTCTCCATGACAGTATTGATGGAAGGGAAGTGGTGTCATCGAGACCTTCCAAGTTGTCTCTGATTAATCCCAAGGCTTGGTTCAAAGATCGGTACTCGAGCGTTTATAGGCCTTTCACGAGGCAGGGAGGGGTGATTTTTGCTGGAGATGATTATGGGGAAAGAATTTGGTGGAAAGTTGATAAGAGTGCTATGGGGAAGACAATGGAATGGGAAATTAGAGGATGGATATGGGTTACATATTGGCCTAATAAGCATAGAACATTTTATACTGAAACTAAGAGGTTGGAATTCAGAGAAATCCTTCATTTCAACATTTGTTAG